A genomic region of Mesobacillus jeotgali contains the following coding sequences:
- a CDS encoding ribose-phosphate diphosphokinase produces the protein MSNQYLDPNLKVFSLNSNVELAQEIAKVIGVELGKCSVSQFSDGEIQINIEESIRGCDVYVIQSTSSPVNENIMELLIMIDALKRASAKTINIVMPYYGYARQDRKARAREPITAKLVANLLETAGATRVITLDLHAPQIQGFFDIPIDHLMGVPILADHFKSKELNGDVVIVSPDHGGVTRARKMAERLKAPIAIIDKRRPKPNVAEVMNIVGNIEGKVAILIDDIIDTAGTITLAANALVENGALEVYACCTHPVLSGPAIERIENSKIKELVVTNSIALAEEKRVEKIHQLSVAPLIGEAIIRVHEEQSVSTLFD, from the coding sequence ATGTCAAACCAGTATCTTGATCCAAATTTGAAGGTTTTTTCACTTAACTCAAATGTAGAACTTGCTCAGGAAATTGCTAAGGTAATCGGAGTAGAGTTAGGAAAATGCTCCGTTTCCCAGTTCAGCGACGGAGAAATCCAGATTAACATTGAAGAAAGCATCCGTGGCTGCGATGTGTATGTAATCCAGTCCACTAGCTCTCCAGTAAATGAGAACATTATGGAATTACTGATCATGATTGACGCATTAAAGCGTGCATCAGCTAAAACAATCAATATTGTTATGCCTTATTACGGCTATGCAAGACAGGACCGTAAAGCCCGTGCTCGTGAGCCAATCACAGCTAAGCTTGTGGCAAACCTTCTTGAGACTGCTGGCGCTACCCGCGTGATCACGCTTGACCTTCACGCTCCGCAAATTCAAGGATTCTTTGATATTCCAATCGACCACTTGATGGGTGTTCCAATTCTTGCTGACCACTTCAAGAGCAAGGAATTGAACGGAGACGTTGTCATTGTATCTCCTGACCATGGCGGTGTTACTCGTGCAAGAAAGATGGCTGAAAGACTGAAAGCACCTATCGCAATCATCGATAAGCGTCGTCCGAAGCCGAATGTTGCTGAAGTAATGAACATCGTTGGTAATATTGAAGGCAAGGTTGCCATTTTGATTGACGATATTATCGATACTGCAGGAACAATTACATTGGCTGCAAATGCGTTAGTAGAAAATGGAGCACTTGAAGTATACGCTTGCTGTACACACCCTGTATTGTCAGGTCCTGCAATTGAGCGTATCGAAAACTCCAAGATTAAAGAACTGGTTGTGACAAATTCAATCGCGCTTGCAGAAGAAAAGCGCGTTGAAAAGATCCACCAGCTGTCTGTTGCTCCATTGATCGGGGAAGCGATTATCCGCGTTCACGAAGAGCAATCAGTCAGCACTCTATTTGATTAA
- a CDS encoding 50S ribosomal protein L25/general stress protein Ctc translates to MSAVLKANERTGTQRSALRKLRQEGNIPAVVYGRTTDSKSIYVDSIEFVKTIRENGRNGVISLDVGGSQHSVMLTDYQEDHIKNEILHADFLVVDKSSKVHASVRLNLVGDAAGVKDGGVLQQPIHEVNITSTPGNIPESIDVDITNLQVNENLTLADIKTGNYEINDDENTVVVSILPPKVEEEINSGEEQEPGEPENEEGRETEASEE, encoded by the coding sequence ATGAGTGCAGTATTGAAAGCAAATGAGCGCACAGGTACTCAACGTTCTGCCTTGAGGAAACTACGCCAGGAGGGCAATATTCCAGCAGTTGTCTATGGAAGGACTACTGATAGTAAGTCGATTTATGTAGACAGCATCGAGTTTGTGAAGACTATTCGCGAAAATGGCCGAAATGGTGTTATCTCGCTTGATGTGGGTGGCAGCCAGCATAGTGTCATGCTGACTGATTATCAGGAAGACCATATCAAGAATGAGATTCTCCATGCTGATTTCCTTGTTGTCGATAAAAGCTCCAAGGTGCATGCAAGCGTCCGTTTAAACCTGGTTGGCGATGCTGCGGGTGTCAAGGATGGCGGCGTACTACAGCAGCCGATCCACGAAGTGAACATTACATCGACTCCAGGTAATATCCCTGAGTCAATTGATGTGGATATCACAAACCTGCAAGTTAATGAAAACCTGACACTTGCTGATATCAAAACAGGAAATTACGAAATTAATGATGACGAAAACACGGTAGTCGTTTCAATCCTTCCTCCTAAAGTGGAAGAAGAGATCAATTCTGGAGAAGAACAAGAACCAGGAGAGCCTGAAAATGAAGAAGGAAGAGAAACTGAGGCGAGCGAAGAATAA
- the pth gene encoding aminoacyl-tRNA hydrolase, with protein sequence MKLFVGLGNPGRQYDKTRHNIGFEVIDELSKRWNIPLDQAKHKGLYGKGFVGGEKVILLKPLTYMNLSGESIRAVMDFYDIDLEDLVVIYDDLDMPTGRIRLRQKGSAGGHNGIKSTIAHTGTQEFKRIRVGISRPINGMAITDWVLGRFTAEENEQMTEAVMKSADACEEWMKKPFLEVMNTFNQ encoded by the coding sequence GTGAAATTATTTGTTGGCCTTGGGAATCCAGGAAGGCAATATGATAAAACCAGGCACAATATCGGCTTTGAAGTTATTGATGAGTTATCCAAACGGTGGAATATCCCATTGGATCAGGCAAAACATAAAGGCTTATATGGGAAGGGATTTGTTGGCGGTGAAAAGGTTATCCTGCTTAAGCCTTTAACTTATATGAACCTTTCTGGTGAATCAATCAGGGCCGTTATGGATTTTTATGATATAGATTTGGAGGATCTGGTCGTGATCTATGATGACCTCGATATGCCGACGGGAAGAATCAGATTGCGCCAAAAAGGCAGCGCTGGCGGCCATAATGGAATTAAGTCGACGATTGCCCATACTGGAACACAGGAATTCAAGCGAATCAGGGTAGGTATCAGCCGCCCTATAAATGGTATGGCGATTACCGATTGGGTACTTGGACGTTTTACCGCGGAAGAAAACGAACAGATGACTGAAGCTGTAATGAAGTCTGCCGATGCTTGTGAAGAGTGGATGAAAAAGCCTTTCTTAGAAGTTATGAATACATTTAATCAATAG
- a CDS encoding anti-sigma-F factor Fin family protein, whose translation MAIHYHCRHCGTKIGSLDSLSVHSESLGLHKLNEEERQEMVSYAGNGDINIKSICEDCQEALERNPDFHQHDYLIH comes from the coding sequence ATGGCTATACATTATCATTGCCGTCATTGCGGCACGAAAATTGGCTCACTGGACAGTTTGTCTGTCCACAGTGAAAGTTTAGGACTGCATAAGCTGAACGAGGAAGAGCGCCAGGAGATGGTTTCTTACGCAGGGAATGGTGACATCAATATAAAATCGATCTGTGAAGACTGTCAAGAAGCCCTGGAACGCAACCCAGACTTCCACCAGCATGACTACCTAATTCACTGA
- the mfd gene encoding transcription-repair coupling factor, whose protein sequence is MQGLKALFSHQDDVQSVISGMDAGLREQLVAGLSGSARTVFLAAIYEQTKRPVLIVTHNLLQAQKLYDDLVNLIGENDVYLYPANELIAAEISISSPELKAQRIEALNHWSKKKTGIVIVPMAGLRKMLPPKDLWSKFQLTFKLGEEIDLESVLNRFVSMGYVRAGMVSAPGEFSLRGGIIDIYPLTSADPIRIELFDAEVDSIRTFSLEDQRSKEKMKTVAIGPATENPIENEQLDRLIAGLEKGLSGSLKKLKDDKAKTLMSQNVGYELEQLRNGQKPDQVFKYLSIAYEKPQSLIDYLPSNGFLFVDEISRVQEMNESLSKEEAEWYTSLLGEGQIIHDLKISHQLPDLMSKAGKPIVYLSLFLRHVPNTSPQNIINISCKQMQNFHGQMHVLKGEVDRWRKGNYAVIFLGPDAERVKKLERVLEDYEIDAVKMNSKQELLPGKVQIIQGSLNTGFEFPIQKIAVITEEELFNKKTKKPARRQKLSNAERIKSYSELKIGDYVVHVNHGIGKYLGIETLVINGVHKDYLHIRYQGTDKLYVPVEQIDLVQKYVGSEGKEPKVYKLGGSDWKRVKSKVQSSVQDIADDLIKLYAEREASVGHAFSPDGEMQRDFESSFPYQETEDQVRSIHEIKLDMERERPMDRLLCGDVGYGKTEVAIRAAFKAIADGKQVAFLVPTTILAQQHYETLRERFQDFPINIGLLSRFRTRKQQTETIKGLKAGSVDIVVGTHRLLSKEITYSDLGLLIIDEEQRFGVTHKEKIKQLKTNVDVLTLTATPIPRTLHMSMLGVRDLSVIETPPENRFPVQTYVMEYNGGLVRESIERELARNGQVYFLYNRVEDIERKAEEISMLVPDARVTFAHGRMTENELESVMLGFLEGEYDVLVSTTIIETGVDIPNVNTLIVYDADKMGLSQLYQLRGRVGRSNRVAYAYFTYRKDKILTEVAEKRLQAIKEFTELGSGFKIAMRDLSIRGAGNLLGAQQHGFIDSVGFDLYSQMLKEAIEERKPEKDQVRKPSIEIDLELDAYIPDSYISDGHQKIEMYKRFRGIETLKDIDELKEEITDRFGDYPAEVETLFKVAELKVYAITAGVETIKQVKQDVTILLTEDGSSRIDGQKVFKLSSQYRNAVGLGMDGKKLKMVVHTRGMKNDRWFDITFEMIKGLHDSQKEQENTVS, encoded by the coding sequence ATGCAGGGGCTGAAAGCTCTATTTAGTCATCAGGATGATGTCCAATCTGTTATTTCCGGAATGGATGCGGGGCTTAGGGAACAGCTCGTCGCAGGCCTGTCTGGTTCGGCTAGGACGGTCTTCTTGGCCGCGATTTACGAACAGACGAAGCGCCCCGTCCTGATCGTCACACATAATTTATTGCAAGCGCAAAAACTATATGATGATCTTGTTAATTTAATAGGGGAAAATGATGTTTACCTTTACCCGGCAAATGAATTGATTGCCGCTGAAATAAGCATTTCAAGCCCTGAGCTGAAGGCACAGAGGATAGAAGCTCTGAATCATTGGAGCAAAAAGAAGACAGGTATTGTGATCGTCCCGATGGCTGGCCTTAGGAAGATGCTGCCGCCAAAGGATTTATGGTCAAAATTCCAGCTGACATTCAAGCTTGGTGAAGAGATCGATCTCGAATCGGTTCTTAACCGGTTTGTCAGCATGGGCTATGTTAGGGCGGGAATGGTTTCGGCTCCTGGTGAGTTCAGCCTCCGCGGCGGGATTATCGACATTTATCCGCTGACATCGGCAGATCCAATCAGGATTGAGCTGTTTGATGCCGAGGTTGACTCAATCAGGACATTCTCACTTGAGGACCAGCGCTCGAAGGAAAAAATGAAAACAGTAGCGATTGGACCTGCGACAGAGAACCCGATCGAGAATGAACAGCTGGATCGTTTGATTGCGGGCCTGGAAAAAGGGCTCTCAGGCAGTTTGAAGAAGCTTAAGGATGATAAAGCAAAGACGCTGATGTCGCAAAATGTAGGCTATGAATTGGAACAGCTGCGCAATGGGCAAAAACCTGATCAAGTATTCAAGTACTTATCCATAGCTTACGAAAAGCCTCAAAGTTTAATAGATTACTTGCCGTCTAATGGTTTCCTGTTCGTCGATGAAATAAGCAGGGTTCAGGAGATGAATGAGTCTCTTAGCAAGGAAGAAGCGGAATGGTATACGAGTCTCCTCGGTGAAGGGCAGATCATCCATGACCTGAAGATTTCACACCAGCTGCCTGACTTGATGAGTAAAGCAGGAAAGCCAATTGTATATCTATCTTTATTTCTAAGGCATGTTCCAAACACTAGTCCGCAAAACATCATCAATATTTCATGCAAGCAGATGCAGAATTTCCATGGGCAGATGCATGTGCTTAAAGGTGAAGTCGACCGCTGGCGCAAAGGAAACTATGCGGTTATTTTCCTTGGTCCGGATGCGGAAAGGGTCAAAAAGCTCGAGCGAGTTCTTGAAGACTATGAAATCGATGCAGTAAAAATGAACAGCAAGCAGGAATTGCTGCCGGGAAAAGTTCAGATTATCCAGGGCAGCCTGAATACAGGGTTTGAATTCCCGATCCAGAAGATAGCTGTGATTACGGAAGAGGAACTCTTCAATAAAAAAACAAAGAAGCCTGCGAGGAGACAAAAGCTGTCGAATGCAGAGCGGATCAAGAGTTATTCTGAGCTTAAGATTGGTGATTATGTCGTCCATGTAAACCACGGGATCGGGAAATACCTGGGTATCGAAACGCTCGTGATCAATGGCGTCCATAAGGATTATCTCCATATTCGCTACCAGGGAACGGATAAGCTTTATGTCCCGGTCGAGCAGATTGACCTTGTCCAAAAATACGTCGGCTCAGAAGGCAAAGAACCTAAGGTCTATAAGCTCGGCGGCAGCGATTGGAAACGGGTCAAGAGCAAGGTGCAGTCCTCTGTCCAGGATATCGCGGACGATTTGATCAAGCTTTACGCAGAGCGTGAGGCTAGCGTCGGGCATGCTTTCTCTCCTGATGGCGAGATGCAGCGCGATTTTGAATCCTCATTCCCGTATCAGGAAACAGAAGACCAGGTTCGTTCAATCCATGAAATCAAGCTTGATATGGAACGTGAGCGCCCGATGGATCGCCTGCTGTGCGGAGATGTCGGCTATGGTAAAACAGAGGTAGCAATCAGGGCTGCCTTCAAGGCGATTGCAGATGGCAAACAGGTAGCTTTCCTTGTGCCAACGACCATTCTAGCTCAACAGCACTATGAGACCCTCAGGGAAAGGTTCCAGGACTTCCCGATTAACATTGGCTTGTTGAGCAGGTTCCGTACCCGCAAGCAGCAAACGGAGACAATCAAGGGACTGAAGGCTGGAAGTGTTGATATTGTGGTTGGAACCCACAGGCTCTTATCAAAAGAAATCACCTACAGTGATCTTGGCCTGCTGATCATCGATGAAGAACAACGCTTTGGGGTAACTCACAAGGAAAAAATCAAGCAGCTGAAGACGAATGTAGATGTCCTGACTTTGACGGCGACGCCAATTCCAAGGACGCTGCACATGTCGATGCTCGGTGTCAGAGATTTATCAGTCATCGAAACTCCGCCTGAAAACCGTTTCCCTGTCCAGACATATGTCATGGAATACAACGGGGGACTTGTCCGCGAGTCGATTGAGCGAGAGCTTGCCAGGAACGGACAAGTATACTTCCTTTATAACCGTGTTGAGGATATCGAACGGAAGGCTGAAGAGATTTCCATGCTTGTGCCTGATGCACGTGTCACTTTTGCACACGGCCGCATGACCGAAAATGAACTGGAATCTGTCATGCTTGGTTTCCTTGAAGGAGAATATGATGTCCTGGTCAGCACGACAATCATTGAGACCGGTGTGGATATCCCGAATGTAAATACATTGATTGTTTACGATGCAGATAAAATGGGTCTTTCCCAGCTTTATCAGCTAAGAGGACGGGTTGGACGCTCAAACAGGGTGGCCTACGCCTACTTCACATACCGAAAAGATAAGATTCTGACTGAGGTTGCGGAAAAACGCCTCCAGGCAATCAAAGAATTCACAGAGCTGGGTTCTGGTTTTAAAATCGCGATGCGTGACTTGTCAATCCGTGGAGCCGGTAATTTGCTCGGTGCCCAGCAGCATGGCTTTATCGACTCCGTCGGTTTTGATCTGTATTCACAGATGCTCAAGGAAGCAATTGAGGAGCGAAAGCCTGAGAAAGATCAAGTCCGCAAGCCTTCGATTGAAATTGATCTAGAACTTGATGCATATATACCTGATAGCTACATCTCTGATGGACACCAGAAAATCGAGATGTATAAGCGTTTCCGCGGTATAGAGACACTGAAGGATATCGATGAATTGAAAGAGGAAATTACAGACAGGTTCGGGGATTATCCTGCAGAGGTGGAGACCTTATTCAAGGTGGCTGAACTTAAAGTATATGCTATTACAGCAGGAGTGGAGACCATCAAACAGGTTAAGCAGGATGTAACTATTCTTTTAACAGAGGATGGAAGCAGCAGGATTGATGGACAGAAGGTGTTCAAGCTGAGCAGCCAATATAGGAATGCTGTCGGGCTTGGAATGGATGGCAAAAAACTGAAAATGGTCGTCCACACGAGAGGCATGAAAAACGACCGCTGGTTCGACATTACTTTCGAGATGATTAAGGGACTTCATGACTCCCAAAAAGAACAGGAAAATACAGTATCGTAA
- the spoVT gene encoding stage V sporulation protein T, whose protein sequence is MKATGIVRRIDDLGRVVIPKEIRRTLRIREGDPLEIFVDRDGEVILKKYSPISELSDFAKEYAEALYDSLGNPVLICDRDTYIALAGGSKKDYLNKNISELVEKTMEDRTSSLVNQQTNISLVEGNEEPVSAYTIGPIIANGDPIGAVIIFSKEGSLGDVEQKAVETAAGFLARQMEQ, encoded by the coding sequence ATGAAAGCAACTGGTATTGTTCGTCGAATCGATGATTTAGGTCGTGTCGTAATTCCTAAAGAAATTAGAAGAACACTTCGTATTCGTGAAGGAGATCCACTCGAAATCTTTGTGGACCGTGATGGTGAAGTCATTTTAAAGAAGTATTCACCAATCAGTGAACTGAGCGATTTTGCGAAGGAGTATGCAGAAGCGCTGTATGATAGCTTAGGCAACCCGGTATTGATTTGCGATAGAGATACTTATATCGCATTGGCAGGAGGTTCCAAGAAGGACTACTTGAATAAAAACATCAGTGAACTTGTTGAAAAGACGATGGAAGACCGTACTTCGTCCCTTGTGAACCAGCAGACTAACATTTCGCTTGTTGAGGGAAATGAAGAGCCTGTATCTGCTTATACAATAGGGCCAATCATTGCAAACGGAGATCCAATCGGGGCAGTCATTATCTTCTCTAAAGAGGGATCATTGGGTGATGTGGAACAAAAAGCTGTTGAAACAGCTGCAGGCTTCCTGGCAAGACAGATGGAGCAATAA
- a CDS encoding putative polysaccharide biosynthesis protein, translated as MKPVADSKELMKGAMILTLAALVTKILSAVYRVPFQNIVGDIGFYIYQQVYPFFGIVMVLSTYGFPVVISKLYTEQQAAGNTGRADRLLAISLVFLSMVGLLLFLFFYFGSGWIAEKIGDPELKPLFKVVSVPFLIFPFTSVFRGYFQGKGNMVPTAVSQVSEQFIRVATILILSAVLVQQGFSLYITGAGAVFGSITGGVISVLILGFFYLKNGGANPFTRFHIRDIFKDAAWVVKALTIQGFAISISGMLLILLQLADSLNMYASLLATGLTEEEAKSAKGIFDRGQPLIQLGTVVATSMSLSLVPAISGDKSSNRREKVLPKVRLALQTSLIFGAAAAVGLYSIIVPANIMLFENANGSEVLGVLSLMILFGSVILTIMSILQGLDKSIFPAAVILAGFGLKYILNLLLIPIAGTMGAAIATLAAMLAVMFILIYKLRRELGQPVLSLVFIAKILFSSAVMAAVLRLFLLITDFGYGYIEPDRLGAVFQALISVAVGAIVYFFILIKTRALTEDELVTLPFGSRIVQLFFK; from the coding sequence ATGAAGCCCGTTGCAGATTCAAAGGAATTGATGAAGGGAGCCATGATCCTTACTTTGGCAGCCCTCGTTACAAAAATCTTAAGCGCAGTTTACCGTGTCCCATTTCAAAATATCGTCGGGGATATTGGTTTTTATATTTATCAGCAGGTTTATCCCTTTTTTGGGATTGTCATGGTTTTATCTACATATGGATTTCCAGTTGTGATATCCAAGCTTTATACAGAGCAGCAGGCTGCAGGGAATACTGGCAGGGCGGATAGGCTTTTGGCCATTTCGCTTGTTTTCCTCAGCATGGTTGGACTACTGCTCTTTTTGTTTTTCTATTTTGGTTCTGGATGGATTGCTGAAAAAATCGGTGACCCTGAACTAAAGCCTTTGTTCAAGGTCGTCTCTGTGCCATTCCTGATTTTCCCGTTCACCTCTGTGTTCCGGGGATACTTCCAGGGAAAGGGAAACATGGTTCCAACTGCCGTTTCCCAGGTTTCTGAACAATTCATCCGTGTTGCGACCATTCTAATCCTGTCAGCGGTACTTGTGCAACAAGGCTTTTCTCTTTATATCACTGGTGCCGGTGCTGTGTTCGGGTCAATAACCGGCGGAGTCATTTCCGTCTTAATTCTAGGCTTTTTCTATCTGAAAAATGGGGGAGCTAATCCCTTCACGCGTTTTCATATAAGGGATATATTCAAGGACGCAGCCTGGGTCGTTAAAGCACTGACCATTCAGGGATTTGCGATAAGCATTAGTGGGATGCTGCTAATATTGCTTCAGCTGGCAGATTCCTTGAATATGTATGCCTCGCTGCTGGCAACGGGACTGACCGAAGAGGAAGCAAAATCGGCAAAAGGCATTTTTGACCGGGGGCAGCCGCTTATCCAGCTTGGGACAGTTGTCGCCACCTCCATGTCATTAAGCCTTGTACCGGCTATTTCTGGTGACAAATCAAGTAATCGGCGAGAAAAAGTCCTTCCTAAAGTCAGGCTTGCGCTTCAGACAAGCCTGATATTTGGCGCTGCTGCGGCTGTTGGCTTATACAGCATCATCGTTCCAGCAAATATCATGCTGTTTGAAAATGCAAATGGATCCGAAGTTCTTGGAGTACTCAGCCTGATGATTTTATTCGGCTCTGTCATCCTGACGATCATGAGCATTTTACAGGGTCTTGATAAGTCCATTTTTCCGGCTGCGGTCATTCTTGCCGGATTTGGATTGAAATACATATTGAATCTATTGCTCATCCCTATTGCTGGAACAATGGGTGCAGCTATTGCCACATTGGCTGCGATGCTGGCTGTCATGTTTATCCTGATTTATAAACTAAGACGTGAGCTGGGACAGCCTGTTCTATCGCTTGTTTTTATAGCGAAAATATTGTTTTCATCTGCAGTGATGGCTGCCGTTTTGCGATTATTTTTACTTATAACGGATTTCGGATATGGATATATTGAACCAGACAGGCTCGGAGCTGTATTCCAGGCATTAATCTCAGTTGCTGTGGGAGCAATTGTTTACTTTTTTATTTTGATAAAAACCAGGGCTTTGACTGAAGATGAACTAGTAACTTTGCCATTTGGCAGCAGAATTGTCCAGTTGTTCTTTAAATAG
- the yabN gene encoding bifunctional methyltransferase/pyrophosphohydrolase YabN, with protein sequence MTNKILIIGLGAGDLDQLPLGVYKKLKQEKNLFLRTKEHPVVGELEKEGLQFESFDAVYEKHDQFAAVYEEITEFLLAEAEKTPVTYAVPGHPLIAERTVQLLLERGPQRGTDIEIGGGQSFLDAMFQSLAIDPIEGFQLLDGTALSKEDLLLKSHTIIGQVYDAFVASDVKLTLMEKLPDDYEVFIVTAAGSSEEVIKKVPLYELDREMELSNLTSVYVPPVKNEQILYKDFLKLRGIISELRGPNGCPWDKKQTHQSLKKYLIEESYELLEAIDNDDIDNMIEELGDVLLQVMLHAQIGEDEGYFTIDDVIEGLSAKMVRRHPHVFGDKTAENEAEVLKNWQEIKEQEKGGAVKSMLEGAGKGLPNLLKAYELQKEAAKVGFDWKTVAQILDKVKEEIEELSEEITTNGIQEDIQLEYGDLLFALVNFARHYDINPEEALNKANRKFMRRFAFIEQKAAENGQSVDDYTLDELDAFWEEAKTQGL encoded by the coding sequence ATGACAAACAAGATATTGATCATCGGACTGGGTGCGGGCGACCTTGACCAGCTGCCGCTTGGTGTATATAAAAAATTGAAACAGGAGAAAAACCTTTTTTTGCGGACAAAAGAGCATCCAGTTGTCGGGGAGCTCGAGAAGGAAGGATTACAGTTTGAATCCTTCGATGCCGTATATGAAAAACATGACCAGTTCGCGGCGGTTTATGAAGAGATAACAGAGTTTTTGCTTGCTGAAGCAGAAAAAACGCCCGTAACCTATGCGGTTCCTGGACATCCACTGATAGCTGAGCGTACAGTTCAGCTTTTGCTTGAGAGAGGGCCGCAACGTGGAACAGATATAGAAATCGGCGGCGGCCAGAGTTTTCTTGACGCCATGTTCCAGTCCCTGGCGATTGACCCGATCGAAGGTTTCCAGCTGCTTGACGGCACCGCGCTGTCAAAAGAGGATTTACTGCTAAAGAGCCACACAATTATCGGGCAGGTGTATGATGCGTTCGTTGCCTCTGACGTCAAGCTGACGCTTATGGAAAAATTGCCTGATGATTATGAGGTATTCATCGTGACAGCGGCCGGAAGCAGTGAAGAGGTCATCAAAAAAGTTCCTTTATATGAACTCGACAGGGAGATGGAGCTAAGCAATTTGACATCTGTTTATGTTCCTCCTGTTAAAAATGAGCAAATTTTATACAAGGATTTTCTGAAGCTGCGTGGAATTATATCAGAACTGCGCGGTCCGAATGGCTGTCCGTGGGATAAGAAGCAGACACATCAATCATTAAAGAAGTACTTGATTGAAGAATCATATGAATTGCTAGAGGCAATCGACAATGATGATATCGACAATATGATCGAAGAGTTGGGGGATGTGCTGCTTCAAGTCATGCTGCATGCGCAGATTGGTGAGGATGAGGGCTATTTTACCATCGATGATGTCATTGAAGGCCTGTCTGCAAAAATGGTCCGCAGGCATCCTCATGTGTTCGGTGACAAAACAGCTGAAAATGAAGCTGAGGTCTTGAAAAACTGGCAAGAGATCAAGGAGCAGGAAAAAGGCGGTGCCGTAAAATCGATGCTGGAGGGAGCCGGCAAAGGGCTTCCGAATCTGCTTAAGGCATATGAGCTGCAAAAGGAAGCCGCTAAAGTAGGGTTCGACTGGAAGACGGTGGCCCAGATCCTTGATAAGGTAAAGGAAGAAATTGAAGAGCTTTCAGAAGAAATCACTACAAATGGCATTCAGGAAGATATCCAGTTGGAGTACGGGGATCTATTGTTCGCGCTCGTCAACTTCGCAAGGCATTATGACATCAATCCTGAAGAGGCACTGAACAAGGCCAACCGGAAGTTCATGCGCCGCTTTGCCTTTATCGAACAAAAAGCAGCTGAGAATGGCCAGAGTGTCGATGATTATACATTGGATGAATTAGATGCTTTCTGGGAAGAAGCGAAAACACAAGGACTATAA
- a CDS encoding RNA-binding S4 domain-containing protein — protein sequence MRLDKFLKVSRLIKRRTLAKEVSDQGRISINGVPAKASTNVKAGDELAIRFGQKIVSARIERIQETSRKDEAAGMYTLLGEERIPGDDEE from the coding sequence ATGAGGCTGGATAAATTCTTAAAAGTATCAAGATTAATTAAAAGAAGAACATTGGCGAAGGAAGTATCCGATCAAGGAAGGATCTCTATCAACGGTGTGCCGGCGAAAGCGAGTACGAATGTAAAAGCGGGCGATGAACTGGCGATCCGTTTTGGACAAAAAATCGTCTCTGCAAGAATTGAACGAATCCAGGAAACATCCCGTAAGGATGAAGCAGCAGGAATGTATACCCTTCTCGGGGAAGAACGTATCCCAGGGGACGATGAAGAGTAA
- the yabP gene encoding sporulation protein YabP, with product MSQYYETNQTKSNLPDHDLVMRGRRTLDITGVKQVESFDNEEFLLETVMGFLAIKGQNLQMKNLDVDKGIVSIKGKIFDLVYLDDQHGEKAKGFFSKLFR from the coding sequence ATGAGCCAATACTATGAAACGAACCAGACAAAAAGTAATTTGCCAGACCACGATTTAGTGATGAGAGGCAGACGGACACTTGATATTACGGGAGTAAAGCAGGTTGAAAGCTTTGACAATGAAGAATTTTTACTAGAGACTGTCATGGGATTCCTTGCGATCAAGGGCCAGAACCTCCAGATGAAAAACCTGGATGTCGACAAAGGCATTGTATCGATCAAGGGGAAAATCTTCGATCTGGTCTATCTAGATGACCAGCATGGGGAGAAAGCTAAAGGCTTCTTTAGCAAGTTATTCCGATGA